The genomic stretch ttcccattttttccttttttttttctttttttttttttccttattcttcttatttttcttcttcccatttttaaatcaggttgttttttaaattgttgagttgtaggaattctttatatattttgaatattaaccccttgttggatatatgatttgcaaatatcttttcttaataggttgcctttttgtttcggtgattgtttccttctctgtgcagaagcttcttcaTTCATTGTGCTcccacatgtttatttttgcttttatttcccttgcctttggagtcagattcACAAGCACACTGCTAACACCAATGTCATGGAgctttctatgttttcttctaggagtttcatggtttcaagtcttacattcaagtctttaatccgttttgagttaatctttgtgtatggtaagATAGCGGACTAGTTGCATTCTCTTGCGTGTGGCTTCCCACTCTTCCcgacaccatttattgaagacactgctTTCACCATTGTATGTCCTTGGcgcctttgttgtaaattaatggTCTGTATAcatgtgggcttatttctgggttctcaagtCTGTTCCTTTGGTCggtgtatctgtttttatgccaataccatattgttttgattattatagctttgtagtatagggagaatgatgccaccagctttattctttctcaggattgctttggctatttggggtcttttggattccatacaaattttagagttatttgttctagttctttgaaaaatgccattggaattttgatagggattacattgaatgtgtagattgctatGGGTGATATTGATGCTTTAGCAATATTCTTGTGATCAATGAgtataggatatttttaaatttgtatctaaccatttgtaattttcagtgtacatgtctttattcctaggtattttactctttttgatgcaattgtaaatgggattgctttcttcttcttcttttaaagatttatttatttatttattttaaagatttatttatttgaaagagagagagtgtgtgcacgcatgcatgaattgggggagggacagagggagggaatcttaaAGAGattgcactgagtgtggaacctgacatggggctagatctcacgactcttgagatcatgacctgagtcgaaaccaagagtcggccgTCCAACCAaccaagctacccaggcgcccctgggatttcttaatttatctttctgatagtttgtaattaacatatagagatgccacagatttctgtatattggttttgtatcctttAACTCTAATGAGTTCGTTTAAGAGTTTTTTGatgagtctttagagttttctgtatttatatcatgtcatctacaaatagtgacagttttgtttcttcctttctgattcggatgccttttattcctttttattgccttACTGCTCTAGCTAGGACTTTCAATACTAGGTTGAATAATGGTGGAGAGAGTGGaaatctttgtcttgttcttgatcttagaagaaaagctcttaGCTTTTCCCCATTGATTATGATGTTGattgtgggtttgtcatatatggcctttattatgttgaaatctGTTCTCTCTATACCtgctttgttgaatttttattataaatggatgctgaattttgtcaagtgctttttctacgtgtattgagatgatcatgtgatttttatccttcattttgtcaATGCAGTATATGTATCACATTGACTTATTTGTGGATGTGGAACCATCCTtatatccctggaataaatcctacttgatcatggtgaatgaaccttttaaagtattgttgaattccatttgctaatattttgatgaGGACTTTTGGATCtctgttcatcaaggatattggttgataattttcattttttttgtggtgtttttgtctggttttagtatcagacaaataaaaataccCACACTTACTATCTAGATCCAGcagttgttaacattttgatgtattagcctttctctttttttgtaaaccacttctaaaatatttaataatgtttccaaaaaaaacctaagaatttattagtttattagaATTAGAATATTATCTATATTACCAATCTAACAAAATAGTAATCCTcaaatcttatttaatatttagtcTTTATTGAAGTTTAGTTTTTATAAAGAGTTTGGGAGCTAGAATGTGTTTGAGCATGTCTGCTGTGGGTAGTTATAGCTGGTGGAAGTCTTTAGAGTTGTGTTGAGTAACCTTTTGTAGTGGACCCATCAGACCCCACTGAACACATAGGGGTCACTAGTGATTTCTAACTCAGTTTCCTAAGCTTctattattttgtccttttgaatttattaaacTGAATATTGTCACTGTCAGTGAGTAGGTATCTTTGGGTCCCGCACTGACATTTCATTTACTTATCTAacagttattaataataatatgtaacatGTTAGCCATTTACCATGTGTTAAATATTGTACCTAGAATGCATCAATTTAAAGCTCACAAAATTACTATTATATAGTTTATCATTaccatcatttacatttaaaaagtgaagtggactgaggatcagagagattAAGACAGGGGTCATACGGCTCATCTGAGTGAGTGGCATAACTGAGTTTGGAGCTTGGGTAGTCTGATCTGAAACTCACGGGCTACAGCACCTCGGTGACCAGGGTGTGCTTGGCTCTGTGCTTGCACGGGGCATTCCGTGGGGGGAAAACTTGTCCTCTAACATACAGGTGACCAATCGAAGAAGCAGTAACAGTAACACGTACAGATGTGGGCTAGGGTAGTGCTGGGGCCATGCAGAGACCTCGGGGAGGGTCCTGATGGAGTCGCATGGGTACCAGGGGTCAGGTGAGATGTCACATGGGTAGGTGGGCTGAGAACCATGGTAGGCCCAGAGGTGAGAGGGAGTGTGCATCTGCCTGGGCATGTAGGAGCTCACGGTCATTGAGGGGGTCTGGGGGACACACACCCAGCAGCACAGGGGCTCAGGCCCTTGTAAGTCCCGTCGGGGAGTTGGGGCCTCATCTTCAGGGCATGAGTGCTGTGAAGGGCAGATGTGTCAGGCCGGCCCAGGTCTGCACCTGGAATGTCTTTAGGCTTGAGATGCAGGGTGCGTGGATTCAGCAGTGCATTGAATGGCCTGCCAGCAGGCCGTCGACGGTGTTTACTGGGTGttggtgggaaggaggagagaggcaaGGTCACATGGGACCATCGGGATTCTTGGTTGGGTCCCTGCCTCGGGAGAGTTGGTCTCTCCGCTCAGTTCTGCTGCATTCCGCATTCTGGAAGGAGCCTCAACTTCTCTGAAATACCGAGCCAACTCTGTCAATTCAGGTCATCatgtccctccctgccctcctggaaaCATCTACCTGTCCTGCTGGTGCTTGGGCAGTACTGCCAGTACATTGTTTTCTGCGTGTTGACATGTTTCCCTTTCTGACTTCGGATTTTCTCGAGCTGAAGGTGGTTTCTTACCTTTGAACTGTTAAGTTCCTGTAAGTGGCCCGGGGCCCTGTAGGCTCTCAGGAACTGGGATGAAACTTTTGTTAAACAGGCCCTGCTGCTGACCTGTGGGGCTGACCATGAGGCGCTCACCCAGGAGGGGGCTTGGGCCGTTAGCAGAGACAGCAGGGGTGCACATGGGTTCTTTCTAGGTCCTTCGGCTGTCCGGCTGTCTCTGTCTGTCCGGGATGTTAGGTGTGCAGGGCTTGCTCGTGCAGGCAtccctggagggcagggggctggggcccTGCCTGGGGCCAGGATCCTCACTCAGAGAAGTGATTTACTAGTTGGAACATTTACCCACAGAGTAAATTAATCCCAAATCCAGTGAGTGCAAACAGTCTTGAGAAAGTCCCTTCATTTCAGTTGTGCTCTGCAGGCCTGTGGAGAGAGGATCTGTGGAAGGTGTGACAGCGACCTTGCGTCTGTGGATTTAGACCTAGTAACTTATTTATGTGTTCACACAATTGCTCGGTAAAGTTTAGCTGCATGTCTTACTTTCACAGCTTTTCCATATTGCCTCTTAACACCTGTCTCCATCTCCACTGGATTGCTTTTTTTTATGTtatgaatacataattttattttcttaaaaactttacctattttttttaataaatgtgatgACATTACGttttataaaatgacatttcaaaaactgtagaagatatttttaaagagtggCTTCAGACCATTCTCAGTAGAGAAGCACACACAGGGAGTGATCCATtggaaatctattttaaaacCCTAATCAGCAAGCCATTTTTATGCATAAACAATTAAATTATAGTCTTGCCTGGCAAGTTTCCAATTACAGCCCCGGAAAAAGTTTGTAATACGCGACGACAAGACTGGTTCATTATGAGCAAGCAGTGTGTTCCGATGGGGTTGTgtggtttgtgtatgtgtgtgggtgctGTGTTGTCCTGTGTCAGCTAAAATGCGTACGTGTTTGCTCCTCCCCTCCTTGTATTCATGCCTCTGGAAGATGGATCACTCTGGTTCTGCATCAAGAGCTCacatttattcatacattttataatacaaGTTATCTTTAGGTTAATGTGTTATTGTGGGAGAAGTTGGAACGGTAAATCCTGTTTGGTATGTGCTTGTCCATCTGGGAGAGTCAAAGACAGGCGGCTCCATACGGCCATGTACCTGACTTGGACGGAGCAGGATGACACTGCCTCTCGTGGAGGTGTTGGGACATGACCCGCACCCCACCAGGGAACCAGATGAGCGTGGAGAGACCATCTGAGACCCCATAGGCCCAGCCCACGGCCATGGCCGGGGTGGTGTTTTCCAAAGGCCGGCAGAGCAGAGCCAGCAGCCCTGGAGGGCTGGTTGCCTCCCCGTGAGCCTCCTAACTGGGGCGGCTGCCTGGGGTGCATTTTTAAGTTGAGAGCTCTGATGCCAgcattcttgttcttttttggaaaagaagCGATGACCCTGTCTTAAATAGCAGTTTTTGCTTGTAGCTAAAAAGAATATCAAAGATCTGTTGATTTGGCCGCTGATGAAGGAGGGCCAGTTGCTGGGAAATCACTTTCTGACTGTTGCTCTAAAGGTTCTCAAGGAACTTTGTTAGTGGACTGTGGGTGTCAGGAAGGGGGCCATTTAGGGACCTTTTTCAAGAGGAGCTAGTTTTGTTGATGTTACAATTTCCTTAAGATAGTGGCGTTTGGGGCTTAAGTTATTActtctgttacagtgtttttttttccccccatttccaCATTGATATATTTTCACCTTGGTAATATCTCTTAGTTCTTTCACACTGTGCCCGAGCAGCTCTCCCAGGGATTTATAGTGAAGCTTAGTTTTGAAAGTGGGGGTGGgtgagaagaggaaaacaaaagaaagaagagcttgtTTTGCTGATGGCAGGGGCACTGCTCATGTCCTTCCTTGAGGATCCTCCTGGAACTCACAGGCCCCGTTGGCTTGGGGCTAACGCTTCTCAGCTGGTCTTGGAGGGCGCCCATGAGAACCGACCCTCTGCCGTGTTTGGGCCCCGAGGGAGGGTACCCAGGCCTGGGCGGATCAGGCTGTTGGGAATCAGACACCTcaggaggccaggcctggggaggaaCCGGCCCTGTCAGGCAGCGAAGATGGCAGCCGTGTGTGGACAGCGGGGGACGAGGACCCccctgggagggaagggaagtgCAGTCACTTCCCTTGGACTGGCAGCCCAGCTGCCCAGGCTCTTGGGGGCCTGAGACCACCTGGCAGGTCCTGCGCCTGCGCCCTGGTGGCCTGGTGCACACACCCCTGCGCCTCCCCTCTGCGGCTCacagggcctggggaggcagggcatCAGGGTGGCCGGATGCATGTATCCCTGTGCCTCCCCTGTGTGGTTCACCAGGGCCTGGGGCGGCTACGCAGGATGCCGTCAGATGTCCCATGGGAGGTCTGGCCCCAGTAGGTGCTTGCTGCCTACGGATGGGTGCAGGGATCTGGGGGGCGTCCTGAGGAGGGGCTCCCTGGGGCTTCCCTCTCAGCCTGGGCTGTGAGGGCTGCCCCCCAAGAGCCAGCCGGCTGGTTAATGGGGGGCCAGGGCCCCTGGGTCTGCTCTGCCGCACTCCATGCTGGTGCTGGGACTCCCGGCCTGCCGCACCCCATCCCTGGAGCTGCCCGGCAGCCTGGGGAGCCTTTCCCGGTCACAGCCCCTGGGCTCCTGAACTTGGGGTGGCAAAGAAGGCAGGAAATCAGCCCACCACAGAGCATCGGCATTTGTGATGATTGGAACATGTCTTCTTGCtagaaaaatacacttttatttcCAGGTGCGTTTGTGAGTTGAGCACAGCACTCCGTGAACCTTGTCTTTGTGGCTGGTGTTTGGCTGTTTGATCCCCTTGAATTGAGACCTGTCTGCCTCTGATAGTCGGTCAACCAGCGAGAGGTCCAGTGAGGTCTGTAGGATCATTTCAGAGCCACCAGTTTCCAGTGGTGTTTTCCTCTGTATAATTATTTCTGTGTACTTCTTTAAACTCCGAAATCTTTATGCCCAGATTAGATCATTGAGCTAAGTGTGAATAGTGTGTTTCTTCGTTCATATATTAGTATATCACAGTCAGCATCTTGAGGGGATGAAATAAATCTTGGGGTAGGATGCAGGAGGATCATTTGCCATGTAACCCATACATAACACACAACCATCCAGAACTGGTGCCAGGACCAAAACAGCTTGAAAAAAGTACTTAAGTTTGCTGAAATTATCACTGAGAGGTGTTCTCTTTAACCTCATTTGTCCAATTTTACGGggaatttttctgtatttctcttatTGGAGTTGTTGATTTCGGGGAGGCTCTCTCTTGGCTGCAGGAACTCCATGCACCTGTTAGCGTAAGGAGTAAGCCTTACTCCTCTCTTGTGTGCCTCTCTGCTTCCCACCTCTTCCCACACTTTGCTGCTCTGGCTGCACTGGTTTCCTTAGGTGCCTGGGAAACCCGCGGCATGGCGCTTTGTCAAGACCTGTCTTAgagtacataatttaaaatttaaaattttaataattagaaatttaggttttaaatttaatttagaaatttaagtTTCTACTAAATAAGATTTCTTCTAAGGGTCTCTGGGAGGCGGGGTTTGAAGGAAGCAGGAGGGGTGTGGTCTGTTGGGGGGGGGGCGTCTGCCAGCTGTGGCAGCTGCACCCTCGTGGCCAAGTGGACAGGAGGTGTCGTGCGCTCAGATCCCTGCTGGTGGGCAGGTTCCCCATACTCATCATTTCCCTGCTCTACTCTCAGGATTCTTTCCTGCATCTACTCTGCAGAAGACAGGTCAGGCTGGACAACCCAGAGCAGACAAGGAGTCGCCACCCAGGGTCTTCTGGGACAGAACCTTTCCTTTGTGAgcaaaaaaatgtgtattagtACATTGGTTTAAAACGAGAAACCTTTAACTTCTTCATGCTTTGTAAATTTTACAGAAGAGTTCTTAGTGTGTATGAGGTTGTGAGTTTATACAAAACATGACTTCCTTTTTATATATGTCATGGctagttttaaagaaaatctgcCCATCTGGGTGCCTCTCTGCAAGTCTAGggtcccacccctgcccccatagGGAGACCCTATGAGAATCCTCTCATTTCTGCTTAGAGGTAAGAAGGATAAACAGACCACGTCCCAGGGGAGCTGTGGTGtagctctgcctctctttctaacCCCTCAGAATACTATTCGGAAAGATGCCCTGTCTCTCTCCCATCCTTTCTAATTGGCTCACTGTTTTGTTTATTCTACTGATCACACATCAGATGGAAGTTCTCTTTTACTGCAGATAATTGCTTTTTTGGTGTGTACTGTCTTGGGTCCATTTGGCAGCTTACAGGCACTCAGGTTGGCTTTCCTGCGGCGTGGGTGGTTGCccgctgtgtgccaggcacggcACTCGGCCACCTCCCTTGTCTGCTTTGTCTCTGCTTGTGCACAGGGTGCTAGAAACACCTAGACACCTGGAGGAGTGGCCCCTCATTCTCTGGAAGGTGGGATGGGCATGCACATGACAGTGATGGCACAGTGTGACTCCTGCTGTGTCCAGGGAGAGGCATACCCTGCTTCCCTGGGAAGGTACTATGGGAACCTATGCAGAAATTGGGGGTTCGGGGGGGTGACTGCAAGACTCCTGGGGTCCAGAGGGTGTTCTGTGCTGGGGCCCACACTTAGCCCTACAGCAAGAGCCTAGGGTGCCTTTGGGGGACTGGGGTGGTGGTGCAGGATAAAAAGAATAGGATGGGAATGGGAAGGGCCCACAGGTTGGGGCTTTAGGAGGCCATAGCGGTTTCATGGCCATAGGCAGCTAGAGTGGTGTCAGTTGTGGCCTCCGTGCCGAGCAGCCGCTTCCAGGTGGAGACCTTGCATGAGCTCAGGGTAAATCACTTGTGCTCTCAGCTGAAGTCTTGTTTCCCTGACGTCTAAACACAGCAGTAGGTTTGTGAACTGCCTTTGCGGCTCACTTGTCCTGGCCACGAGCTGTGCCTCTGTGTCCTTGGCCGCCCTTCTCCCTGGTCCTGTCTCCTTGGTTCTTATCCCCACACTCTCTCCTTGGTCAGTGGCCTGTgtttctcaccctctccctgccAATGTTACTCATTCTGTCTCTCCTTAAAGACTTGATATCTTTTTTCAGAAATACTATTTTAGGGTGCAATCATGTACAATTATTTAATGATTTAGCGCACACTTATCAATAACTGTTTAATTATTGATCTTGTAGAGGAAAGCAGCTGCGTGCACATCTATTTGAATTTGtgttgatgtcttctttggactGGATCGCTATCTTTCAGGAGCCCCCATCACTCCCTGTGGATGTTACTGGGTCCCTGTTTCGGGGGGAAACCTTGTTCCTAAGATCTCTGTGTCTTTTCTGTTTTAGGTGCTCTCTGCTGCTTGCCATGCTTTCAAGGTAGGATACACGGGCTGTCCTGGCAGGTGCGTCTCTGCAGCTGGGAAGCAGGAGCCTCATCTGAAGATGGAGAGATAAGACGTTGTCTGGCAGGCTCGCGTGACAGAAAGTGCCCACCCCGGCCGGGGAGCCCGTGTCCTGGAGATGGATCGCAACCGAGAGGCTGAGGTGGAGCTGAGAAGGGGCCCGAGCCCCAGCAGGGCCAGCAGGAGCCCCGAGGTGGACGGAGACAAGGCCATGAGCCACAGCTGCTGCATCTGTGGCAAGAGCTTCCCCTTCCAGAGCTCTCTGTCTCAGCACATGCGCAAGCACACCGGGGAAAAGCCCTACAAGTGTCCCTACTGCGACCACAGGGCTTCCCAGAAGGGCAACCTGAAGATCCATATCCGCAGCCACCGCACGGGCACTCTGATCCAGGGCCACGAGCCAGAGGCTGGTGAGATGCGCGTGTCTGAGGGCCTGGACGGCTGCACCAGCCCTACCAAGAGCAGTTCAGCCTGCAACAAGATCCTGAACGGGGCCACCCAGCTGGACGACAGCAAGATCCTGCTGAGGAGCAGCAAGAAGGAGGCTGAGGGGGCTGTCTGTGTCCCAGAGGAGGGCAAGGTGGCAGCCCAGTGCTCCTTCTGCAAGTGCAAGTTTGAGCGGAAGAAGGACCTGGAGCAGCACGTGCACCAGGCTCACAAGCCATTCAGGTGCAGGCTGTGCAGCTACATGACCCTGAGGGAGGAGTCCCTGCTGAGCCACATCGACAGGGACCACATCACAGCGCAGGGGCCCAGCGGCACTGAGGCCTACGTGGAGAACGGCAAGCCCGAGCTCACCCCCGGCGAGTTTCCTTGTGAGGTGTGTGGCCAGGCCTTCAGCCAGACCTGGTTCCTCAAGGCCCACATGAAGAAGCACAGAGGCTCCTTCGACCATGGCTGCCACATCTGTGGCCGGAGATTCAAAGAGCCGTGGTTCCTCAAGAACCACATGAAGGCACACGGCCCCAAGACAGGCAGCAAGAACAAGCCCAAGAGCGAGCTGGACCCCATAGCCACCATCAACAACGTGGTGCAGGAAGAGATGATTGTGGCCGGCCTGTCCCTTTACGAAGTCTGCACCAAGTGTGGGAACCTGTTTACAAACCTGGACAGCTTGAACGCGCACAACGCCATCCACCGCCGGGTGGAGGCCGGCCGGACGCGGGCCCCGGCCGGGGAGGGCGCGGCCCAGGGTGGCCCCCCGGACTCCCAGCAGCTGTTCCTCCAGTGCCTGAACCTGCGGCCCGCCGTGGCCAGTGTGCCTGCCCGCGGGCAGGCGGGGCGGCGTGTGGCCGAGCTGGACCCAGTCAACAGCTACCAGGCCTGGCAGCTGGCCACGCGGGGCAAGGTGGCCGAGCCGGCCGAGTACCTCAAGTACGGGGCGTGGGACGAGGCGTTGGCCGGGGACGTGGCCTTCGACAAGGAGCGGCGCGAGTACATCTTGGTGAGCCAGGAGAAGCGCAAGCGCGAGCCCGAGCCTGGCGCACCGGGCCCCCCGCGCAAGCGAGCGGGTGCGCCCGGGGACCCCACGCCTGGGCCCCTGGACCCCAGGCCTGCCGCGCGCCCcagccgccgcgccgccgcccccgcagGCCACGGCAAGTCGTCCGAGTGCTTCGAGTGCGGCAAGATCTTCCGCACCTACCACCAGATGGTGCTGCACTCCCGGGTGCACCGGCGCGCGCGCCGAGACCGCGATGGCCCTGGGGACCGCGCACCCCGTGCGCGCTGCGGCTCGCTCAGCGAGGGCGACTCGGCCTCGCAGCCCAGCAGCCCGGGCTCGGCCTGTGGTGCTGCCGCCGACTCCCCGGGCTTGGGCCTGGCCGACGAGGCTGCGGATGAGAGCGGAGAGGAGGGTGCAGCCGACCCCGCACCAGGTGAgcgtgggcgcctgggtggctggctgggTTCAGGGAGCTCTGCACCCAGGCGACCCCATGTCGGGATGGCCCAGAGCCCGGGCATCCCAGGCCCAGGAGCCCGGCATTCAGGCAGCACAGGTCCAGGGAGCCCTGTGCCCTGGTCCCCCTTCCCAAAGTGTCCCCAAACCCAGGGAGGTCAGGTGCCCAGGTAACACGTGCCTAAGTTATGCAGGCTCGGTGGCTCTCTGACCCGGTAGTCCTGGCACTCGCATAACCCAGGCCCAGGTAGTGGGGGCTCAGTCCTGCACCCTCAGGGCCTGGTTTCCCATAGCAGTCTCATATCTGGGTAGACTCTGCACCCAGGTAACGCTGTGCTTGGATAACCCTTGCCTGGGTTTCCCAGGCCCAGGTGGCCCCACAACCCAGCCATTACGTAGCTAGTGTATTCTTAGAGTTAGGCTGGTGGGTACAGACACAGGTGCCTGTCAGCTCCACTTCAGGCTCCTTTCTTGCTAATTTGCCCGTATGTGTTCACATTAATTAGCACCTTTGGCCTGTTGAATTAATGGTTTCTCTGGGGCATCAGCCATTTCTGAGCAAAGAACAGGTGATGGGACACCTCCATGCATAGTCCAGAGCCTGCTCCCTCACCATGtggcatgtgcatgcatgtacacatacacactttgctcttctcttttgCACCAGACAGCTGAGTAAAAGAGTAACTTCAGATTGGTGTGCAGTTATAATTAATCTCCTTGGATTCAACTAGCCCTGTGGGTTTAGAGATGGCTCATTGGAACAGATGACTTTCCAAAGAGTagctatgtaaatatttaaagatgctTGGCTGactttgttttcatcattttcctagtttttataaatcttaagcgttttgatattttattcattattttttaggaGAAGGTGATGTTCCAGTTAGAGAACTTAGACCTTTCTCTGCATAACTGAGActgttcctctcttctccctggaAACTGGTTCATGGATGTTGCTTTTACCTGAAAGGCCAGGGATGTAGAAAGTCAAGTGCTTCAGAAGGGCTATTTTATATTCTCTAGTGAGGAACATGACCCTAGTGCATTTCTCCAAGACAAAACACAAATCTGCgtcattttttccttattagaTTTAGCCATTTTTCTGGAACAGAGTTTACTGTGGGTTTATACAGTGTATTATGTGAGAGTCTATTACACTCAAATTATATTGAGTCAATAAAAGTGTACAAGAAAGTTGTTTGTCTAATCCCGTAGAGAAGCCTCTGCTGAACCCGCACCTCCATCTTATCAGCATCCGTATAGATAACTGAACAGTAACACATTATGCCCTGACCCTtgtttcccatttcctttcttacTCATTAACCgtgggaaggagcaggagaatACACTACTCTCTGAAAATGCAGTGCTCATTCTGTGATTCTTGGAACAGTTTGTCATGTAAAGTCTGGCAAACCCAATCGCGACCTTTCGTTTGCATTTTTGAAGAGtaattcttggtttttctctttaaaaattttgataatgATAGATTTTACTGATGATATTCCAATAATACTATGTTTTTTTGGAGCAcactaaacctttttttttcccggaagataaatatttttaatatttggaaaagcTCTTGAGCCTTTCCCTCATCTGTCATGGTGGTGGTCAAATAATTAATAATCTGATTCCGTAGTGCTTTGAAAATCATGATGCTGGAAAGatcaaatgattttctttcactCTACGttggaatttactttttttcatttcagcttcatTGAGATAATCATTTACCTCTTAACGAGATTGTatgtcttttc from Canis lupus dingo isolate Sandy chromosome 1, ASM325472v2, whole genome shotgun sequence encodes the following:
- the ZNF516 gene encoding zinc finger protein 516 isoform X1, whose protein sequence is MDRNREAEVELRRGPSPSRASRSPEVDGDKAMSHSCCICGKSFPFQSSLSQHMRKHTGEKPYKCPYCDHRASQKGNLKIHIRSHRTGTLIQGHEPEAGEMRVSEGLDGCTSPTKSSSACNKILNGATQLDDSKILLRSSKKEAEGAVCVPEEGKVAAQCSFCKCKFERKKDLEQHVHQAHKPFRCRLCSYMTLREESLLSHIDRDHITAQGPSGTEAYVENGKPELTPGEFPCEVCGQAFSQTWFLKAHMKKHRGSFDHGCHICGRRFKEPWFLKNHMKAHGPKTGSKNKPKSELDPIATINNVVQEEMIVAGLSLYEVCTKCGNLFTNLDSLNAHNAIHRRVEAGRTRAPAGEGAAQGGPPDSQQLFLQCLNLRPAVASVPARGQAGRRVAELDPVNSYQAWQLATRGKVAEPAEYLKYGAWDEALAGDVAFDKERREYILVSQEKRKREPEPGAPGPPRKRAGAPGDPTPGPLDPRPAARPSRRAAAPAGHGKSSECFECGKIFRTYHQMVLHSRVHRRARRDRDGPGDRAPRARCGSLSEGDSASQPSSPGSACGAAADSPGLGLADEAADESGEEGAADPAPGGKPHRFCFSEEVAPTVLSNGDQSHAPGNNAPETDTGEPRAGNASSLSTLENRSRDASKRSEQPRFSVDLKTTGFHLKQEVSVSRDAANFPLHLGQTFPEGANLQLLSESPANHLKEKLSDLLMKGHTGGGRKGPAPDLIPLDLSERSSRDDPSRKELASSLQAALAVHPCPYCNHKTYYPEVLWMHKRVWHRVSCNSMAPQWIQPNGYKSIRNNLVFLARSGRTGPPPALGGKECQPLPIARFTRTQVPGGAPGPKSSSSPLGVTTKAASMPKSKESHPGGPCALWVASPEGHRQAKPGHGPEQHGAPAQPPLPKPRQEASPRPGPTGGSGFSRSATPTPSVIARAGSQPPAGGRPGDKYIIPPAGASLGPPNKHSAPDPLKAKFSPQPQGQPHVKGDGGPSLPPREPPSKAGQELRPPASGGAGPRGNAALPGPPALHASKQEPMSDGHEKRLDILNIFKTYIPKDFASLYQSWGANGPALEHRGMLRTQARQGDFVCVECGKRFHQPSHLRAHTQAHTGERPF
- the ZNF516 gene encoding zinc finger protein 516 isoform X2 → MDRNREAEVELRRGPSPSRASRSPEVDGDKAMSHSCCICGKSFPFQSSLSQHMRKHTGEKPYKCPYCDHRASQKGNLKIHIRSHRTGTLIQGHEPEAGEMRVSEGLDGCTSPTKSSSACNKILNGATQLDDSKILLRSSKKEAEGAVCVPEEGKVAAQCSFCKCKFERKKDLEQHVHQAHKPFRCRLCSYMTLREESLLSHIDRDHITAQGPSGTEAYVENGKPELTPGEFPCEVCGQAFSQTWFLKAHMKKHRGSFDHGCHICGRRFKEPWFLKNHMKAHGPKTGSKNKPKSELDPIATINNVVQEEMIVAGLSLYEVCTKCGNLFTNLDSLNAHNAIHRRVEAGRTRAPAGEGAAQGGPPDSQQLFLQCLNLRPAVASVPARGQAGRRVAELDPVNSYQAWQLATRGKVAEPAEYLKYGAWDEALAGDVAFDKERREYILVSQEKRKREPEPGAPGPPRKRAGAPGDPTPGPLDPRPAARPSRRAAAPAGHGKSSECFECGKIFRTYHQMVLHSRVHRRARRDRDGPGDRAPRARCGSLSEGDSASQPSSPGSACGAAADSPGLGLADEAADESGEEGAADPAPGGKPHRFCFSEEVAPTVLSNGDQSHAPGNNAPETDTGEPRAGNASSLSTLENRSRDASKRSEQPRFSVDLKTTGFHLKQEVSVSRDAANFPLHLGQTFPEGANLQLLSESPANHLKEKLSDLLMKGHTGGGRKGPAPDLIPLDLSERSSRDDPSRKELASSLQAALAVHPCPYCNHKTYYPEVLWMHKRVWHRVSCNSMAPQWIQPNGYKSIRNNLVFLARSGRTGPPPALGGKECQPLPIARFTRTQVPGGAPGPKSSSSPLGVTTKAASMPKSKESHPGGPCALWVASPEGHRQAKPGHGPEQHGAPAQPPLPKPRQEASPRPGPTGGSGFSRSATPTPSVIARAGSQPPAGGRPGDKYIIPPAGASLGPPNKHSAPDPLKAKFSPQPQGQPHVKGDGGPSLPPREPPSKAGQELRPPASGGAGPRGNAALPGPPALHASKQEPMSDGHEKRLDILNIFKTYIPKDFASLYQSWGANGPALEHRDGDGSGGVTDCHT